Proteins found in one Sulfolobales archaeon genomic segment:
- a CDS encoding transposase: MRGGGRLSPAIPTISEAHLSNIRMNVVCLLPNGYQHRKLLWLADVCARLYNEVNYERRQQFFSKKQVDFVGTYRRYYERYRDILGVNAQAVIQKNNESWASFFSELNAMKEGRLPPFMNKISLPGYWKDREGGRRKIIVIRQDRYVVDVERKKLILKDLGMEIDFVGEIRWYGKQGRLEIIYDEAVNRWYAHIPVEVGVETTKNGNKARHIVRGKRKSIQIASPKGDRVASIDLGINVMASVVVDDGSWLLYKGVRAKQDYFYFEKRIAEIQSLE; this comes from the coding sequence ATGAGGGGCGGGGGCCGATTATCCCCTGCAATACCCACCATCTCGGAGGCCCACCTCTCCAATATAAGGATGAATGTTGTCTGTCTACTGCCAAATGGTTACCAGCATAGGAAGCTGCTGTGGCTAGCTGATGTCTGTGCCAGGCTATATAATGAGGTGAACTATGAGAGGAGGCAGCAGTTCTTCAGCAAAAAGCAGGTAGACTTCGTGGGGACATATAGGAGGTACTATGAGAGGTATAGGGATATCCTCGGTGTTAATGCCCAGGCTGTTATTCAGAAGAATAACGAGTCCTGGGCAAGCTTCTTCTCAGAGCTAAATGCTATGAAGGAGGGGAGGCTGCCACCGTTTATGAATAAGATCAGCCTGCCTGGGTATTGGAAGGATAGGGAGGGTGGGAGGAGGAAGATCATAGTGATTAGGCAGGATCGATATGTGGTTGATGTTGAGAGGAAGAAGCTGATCCTGAAGGACCTCGGCATGGAGATCGATTTCGTGGGGGAGATCAGGTGGTATGGTAAGCAGGGTAGATTAGAGATCATATATGACGAGGCTGTCAATAGGTGGTACGCCCACATACCAGTCGAGGTCGGTGTAGAGACAACGAAAAACGGCAATAAAGCCAGGCATATTGTCAGGGGTAAGAGGAAATCGATCCAGATAGCCTCTCCAAAAGGTGATAGGGTCGCCTCAATAGATCTTGGCATCAATGTTATGGCAAGCGTTGTTGTTGATGATGGTTCTTGGCTCTTGTACAAGGGTGTTAGGGCTAAGCAAGACTATTTCTACTTCGAGAAGAGGATAGCAGAGATACAATCTCTAGAAG